The following nucleotide sequence is from Vibrio fluvialis.
TGCCAGCACGCGGCCCCATGCCGTGATAGAGATCGAGATGGTTCTGTTTCACCGCTCCGCCGGTATCGAGCACAATCAGCAGACGCAACTGATGCGCGCCCGACCACGTGCCATCGGCATTGAGTAGCGGCACTTCGGCCAGAATCGGTGTGCCCATCGGGAACAGCGAACGGTCGCCAGCGACGGAGGCCATTGGCAATAGTGGAATACCCGCACTGCCCGTCACAGGCGCCGCGGCGCGTGGCTCAAAAAACACGTACGACGGGTTCTGCTCTAGCAGCTCTTTGACGGTGGCATCATCGTTAGCCAGCACCCAGTCTTTGATCGCTTTGAGCGACATCTTTTCACGCTCAACCAACCCGCGTTCAATCAGAATACGGCCGATGCTGACATAAGCCTTGTTGTTCTTGCCGGCGTAGGCAAAGTATTCCAGCGTGTCGTCATCGCCAAAATGGACAAAACCGCTGCCCTGCACTTCCATAATAAATGGGTCGATACGATTGGCCGCAAAGCCCAGCTCCAGCCCCTGGCCACTCAGTGCGCCATCATAGATTTGCGCGCGGGTCGGACACTCAGCATCACAGGCAGGCATGCCATAGACCGGGAAATGGAACTCAGGATCCGGCGTATGACGCAACTCAATCACCGGAGAAAAGTAGCCGGTAAACAGCACGTTGCCCTGCTTATCGCCGCCGCCCAACTGCGCGGCCTGCACGCCAAACAGAGCCAGCTCGGCCGGATCGCCACTTTGTAACACCCAATCATTAAGCTTTTGATACAGCGGCCCATAAATCGCAGCCATCGACGGCGACTTCTCCACCACTTGCTCGCTCTGCTTGGCAAACTCGGTGAAATCACGCGGTTTATTGGATTCGATCTGCTCGACTTTGTTCAGCGTCTGCGGGAATTCATCATCCAGATATTGCTGGGCACGATCCGTTGGTTGCGCACAACCGAACAGAACCGTCAGAGGGAGTGCCAGAGTGGCAAATGGGAAAAGACGTTTTATCACTGGAGTTTATCCGTTATCGAAGTTCAGCGAAAAGGATGACAAACTCCAGTAAGAAGCGCAATTGTCGAATTGTTAACGAAGGTTTTTTTGATGTTTTCCTGACAATTGGAAGGTCGGATTGTAATGTGCGGGTGAAATCAGCGTCATTTCGGTGTTCTCTTCATTCAGCATTTTGTAGCGATACTCCTGATCACCGATACGATACTCAAGATAACGACCATTAAAATCGAACGATGTCGTCACCACGCGTCCTTCGATCACCACGCCTTTCGCTTCCAGTTCGATTTTCTGCGCTGCATAAGGCGCGACATTCTGCTCCACCCACAAACCATAAACATCGCTTTTTGGTGGCAAAAACAGGTCGGCAACGCGTCCGAACACATTGCTGACCATTACGATCACTATTATCGTTCCAACGAGAGCGATCGAGAGCAGCATGCGCTCAATGGCTTTTCGTTTACGTAGACGAAGTTCGTCATTCACTGGCTCTAACGCCTCACTTTTAAGCATTTTGTTTCCATCTGAGTTGACGGTTTACGGCACCCTCGGCCTGACTTCGCTGACAGTCTATCTCAGCCTTATCACACGACTGAAACGTCACGACGATATTTTGCATCAGACTCAAAAAAACCACTTGTCTCAAGATGAATAAAAAGTCATTATTTGGACATATTTAAACATTCAATTCGAGTATCCGGCCGTGAAAATTCGTAGTACCGCCCTTGTTAAGGGCTTCAGACAATCAGCCCCTTATGTCAACGCTCACCGCGGCAAAATCATGGTGGTGATGGTTGGCGGCGAAGCGATTGCTGATAAGAATTTCTCAAACATTATCAGCGACCTGGCACTGCTACATAGTCTGGGCGTCAAGATAGTACTGGTTCACGGCGCGCGCCCACAGATCAATCAGATTTTAGCTACCCACAATCGCTCTACGCCTTATCACAAAGGCATTCGCGTTACCGACGAAGAAGCGCTCAGCTTGGTTATGCAAGCGGCGGGTCAACTGCAACTGGCGATCACCGCCCGTCTTTCGATGAGCCTCAACAACACACCGATGGCCGGAACTCAGCTCAACGTCGTCAGTGGTAACTTTGTTATCTCTCAACCATTAGGTGTAGATGACGGCATCGATTATTGCCATAGCGGACGCATTCGCCGCATTGACATCGATGGCATCAACCGCACGCTCGATCAGGGTTCTATCGTCGTTCTTGGCCCGATAGCAAGTTCAGTCACCGGAGAATGTTTTAATCTTCTCTCTGAAGAAGTGGCGACCCAAGTGGCGATAAGATTAAAAGCCGATAAGCTGATCGGCTTTTGTTCCACTCAAGGTATCATCGATGAAAATGGTAACTCGATTGCCGAGCTGTTTCCGGCGGATGTCGAGAAAATCGTTAGCCGTTTGGAATCAGAAACCAATCCGGATATTGATGACACCACTGGTACCCTGCGCTTTTTACGCGCGGCGATTGCCGCCTGCCGCGCTGGAGTTCCGCGCAGCCATTTAGTCAGTTACAAGGAAGATGGCGCACTGATTCAGGAGCTGTTCTCGTTTGACGGTATCGGGACTCAGATCGTCATGGCGAGTGCCGAACAAGTACGTCTGGCGCAGATTGACGACATCGGCGGCATCTTCGATTTAATTCGTCCGCTGGAAGAACAAGGGATTCTGGTGCGCCGCTCGCGCGAGCAGCTCGAGCAAGAGATCCACAAATTCACCATCATCGATAAAGATGGCCTGCTGATTGGCTGCGCCGCCTTGTATCCGTATCAGGAAGAGAGCATGGCCGAAATGGCGTGCGTAGCGATTCATCCGGAATACCGTGATGGTAACCGTGGCTTGCTGCTACTCAACCACATGAAGCATCAGGCGAAACAGATGGGCATTCAACGTCTGTTTGTGCTGACGACGCACAGTTTGCACTGGTTCCGCGAACAAGGGTTTATTGAAGTGGGTGTCGATAAATTACCGATGGCAAAACAGAGTCTGTACAACTATCAGCGCCGCTCAAAGATCTTGATTTTGAACCTGTAATCGTCCTTACACAGCCTGTTTTTACCAAACAGGCAGCATAAATCGCTAAAATTAAGTCAAACAGAAAGCTGCAATCCATTGCATCTTTCTGTTCATAAAATCACCACTTTTCAAACTGTAAATAACTGTGTAAAATTCGCCCACTTGTGACTTAGATCTACTTTTGAGTTACAAGCTCTAGGACTCTTACTAAGCTTTGGCTGGCTTAGACATCGCATGGATTGCTTTTATTACTAAAACAAGTACTTAAGAGCAAACTTTCTATGAAAACCGTTATTTGTAACTCTCTGCAAAGCTTTTGGGATATGGCCGACAACCAGTTTCTTGAAGGGTTAGATGTACATTGCGTTTTTCCCGTCAGTGAAAATCTCAGGGCTTTTATCCTTGGCTCGAAAGAGCGCTACCGCATTCGTAGTATTACTTTCACGAAAGCGTTTATCTGACAAAATTCAATCTGGCAGCCTCAATGGCTGCCAGCTTCATTTTGTCGCTCTCAACGATTAGGCGTCGTCGCCCATATCCATCAAACGCTCCACCAATCCACTTGCGCGTTGCGTTTTGAGTTTAATGCCGCGTTTGAGCACTCCCATATCGCAATACAGCGCGAGCTGCTTCTTGGCGCGAGTGATGCCGGTGTAAATCAACTCACGGGTTAAAATCGGGCTGAATTCCGGCGGCAGAATCATCACAGTGAACTCAAATTCACTGCCCTGCGATTTGTGAATCGTCATCGCATAGGCGGTTTCGTGTTGCGGCACTCGGCTGGGCAACACCGCTTTGACGCTGCCATCGGGCAGTTCAAAGTAAACTTTCAGGCGCTGCTGCTCATCTTGCTCATCGCGCAGACAAATCCCGATATCACCGTTGTACAGGCCAAGACCATGATCGTTGCGCGTCACCATCACCGGGCGTCCGGCATACCAGATTTCATCCTGTACTTTAATTTTCTTGCGCGCAGCCAGCGCCCGCTCAATGCGGTAGTTAAGTCCGCTGACACCAAAATCGCCTTCTCGCACCGCGCACAATAAACGCGCGCGGCCAAAGGCCTGCAACGCATCGCGCGCTTTCTCAGCCATATTTTGCGACGGCGTAAGCGGCGTTGCCATCAATGCCAGATACGGCGAATAAGCGCCCACCAGAGATTGCAACATCTGGTTGTAGTGCTCGCTGCTGAGCGCAAAGTGTTGGATGTCGCTAAATGCTTCCTGCCATACTTTATCCACCCACAAGGCCTGACCACTGTTGATGGCTTTCGCCAACTGACCAATGCCGGAGCACGCATCAAACCGGTAACTCTTTTGCAGCATGCACAAGCTATCGGCAATGCGATGCTCGGCGTGACGCGGGCTGAGCGCCGCAGACTGAAAGCCGGTCAGCTCAGACAACAAACGGCTCTGCTCTTTGCTGTAACCTTGGTAAAGAAACGAGCAGATATCGCCCAGCACGGCGCCCGCTTCCACCGACGCCAACTGATCTTTATCGCCGAGTAATATCAGCCGCGCACTGTCCGGCAGCGCATCGACCAATTTGACCATCATGGGCAAATCGACCATCGACGCCTCATCGACCACCAGCACATCAAGGTGCAGGCGATTGCCTGCATGATGACGAAACTCGGCGCTGTCGGGAATCGCTCCCAACAAGCGGTGAATGGTGCTCGATTCGGTAGGGATCAGCGCTTTGAGCTCAGGCTCTACGGCTAAGCTTGCCACCGCTTTACCGATCGATTCGGTCAGCCGCGCGGCCGCTTTACCCGTCGGTGCCACCAGTTTGATGGTCGGCGTGTGCTGCGCTTGTTGCGCCTGACTGATCAGCGCCGCCAGCAATTTGGTCACGGTGGTCGTTTTGCCCGTACCGGGACCACCGGAAATCACCGCAAAACGGCGCGTCAGGGCAATCGCGGCCGCCACTTTCTGCCAGTTCAGACAGTGCGCTTGGGGCACCAAGGTATCCAGCGGCGCGAAATCCTCGCTGCGTTTGGCCTGTTGCAACACGCCATCAATCGCTTCCCAATCGAGCCCGGACTCGTCGACCACATCAAGTAAGTCGCACACCAAACGTTGACGCGCCACCTGATTCAATGCCAACGCTGCCCCCTTGCGCTGCAAGGCTTGCTGTAAAAAACGATAGTCGCGGGCAAACAACGTATCGAGTCGCTGGCGAAGATTTTGGACTGCCATAGGCTTTAAGATCATAGGTGTCCCAAAGCTCTGCAAACGCGCCGCCAAGGTCACTTCATAATGCCAATAACGATGCAGGTACAAGCGCTGACCATCAAACATCAGCGGCACCGCTTCACCGCGTACGCCAATCAGCGGCGTGCGCGCCACCAGTGCCGCCCAATCCACAGACAACCACAGCTGATTTAGCGGCAGGGCAGCCTCGCCATACACCCCCACCTTACTCGCCAGTTCAACCCGGTTGCCCTGCTCATCGACCAGCGGCAAACAGATATGACCGCGCCCCAGTTCGGCACTGACCGCCGCAGCGGCTAACATCAACGCCGCGCGCTCGTGATCGCTCAGCGTCCCCGCGTCGGTTTGTTGAGCGAGGAAATGAGCAAACTGGTAATCGAGCTGGCGCAGTGCGCCCTGCGCCGCCAGTTGCTTTAACTGCGCGCTCACCTGCGCAAAATCCAAACGGACATCCATCATAAATCCAACTCCATCTGTCCGGCGGACGTGGTGCGCGAAGTCATCTCTTTACCTTGAATCAGATAATCCAGCTC
It contains:
- a CDS encoding DUF2850 domain-containing protein → MLKSEALEPVNDELRLRKRKAIERMLLSIALVGTIIVIVMVSNVFGRVADLFLPPKSDVYGLWVEQNVAPYAAQKIELEAKGVVIEGRVVTTSFDFNGRYLEYRIGDQEYRYKMLNEENTEMTLISPAHYNPTFQLSGKHQKNLR
- the recD gene encoding exodeoxyribonuclease V subunit alpha; the encoded protein is MMDVRLDFAQVSAQLKQLAAQGALRQLDYQFAHFLAQQTDAGTLSDHERAALMLAAAAVSAELGRGHICLPLVDEQGNRVELASKVGVYGEAALPLNQLWLSVDWAALVARTPLIGVRGEAVPLMFDGQRLYLHRYWHYEVTLAARLQSFGTPMILKPMAVQNLRQRLDTLFARDYRFLQQALQRKGAALALNQVARQRLVCDLLDVVDESGLDWEAIDGVLQQAKRSEDFAPLDTLVPQAHCLNWQKVAAAIALTRRFAVISGGPGTGKTTTVTKLLAALISQAQQAQHTPTIKLVAPTGKAAARLTESIGKAVASLAVEPELKALIPTESSTIHRLLGAIPDSAEFRHHAGNRLHLDVLVVDEASMVDLPMMVKLVDALPDSARLILLGDKDQLASVEAGAVLGDICSFLYQGYSKEQSRLLSELTGFQSAALSPRHAEHRIADSLCMLQKSYRFDACSGIGQLAKAINSGQALWVDKVWQEAFSDIQHFALSSEHYNQMLQSLVGAYSPYLALMATPLTPSQNMAEKARDALQAFGRARLLCAVREGDFGVSGLNYRIERALAARKKIKVQDEIWYAGRPVMVTRNDHGLGLYNGDIGICLRDEQDEQQRLKVYFELPDGSVKAVLPSRVPQHETAYAMTIHKSQGSEFEFTVMILPPEFSPILTRELIYTGITRAKKQLALYCDMGVLKRGIKLKTQRASGLVERLMDMGDDA
- the mltA gene encoding murein transglycosylase A; protein product: MIKRLFPFATLALPLTVLFGCAQPTDRAQQYLDDEFPQTLNKVEQIESNKPRDFTEFAKQSEQVVEKSPSMAAIYGPLYQKLNDWVLQSGDPAELALFGVQAAQLGGGDKQGNVLFTGYFSPVIELRHTPDPEFHFPVYGMPACDAECPTRAQIYDGALSGQGLELGFAANRIDPFIMEVQGSGFVHFGDDDTLEYFAYAGKNNKAYVSIGRILIERGLVEREKMSLKAIKDWVLANDDATVKELLEQNPSYVFFEPRAAAPVTGSAGIPLLPMASVAGDRSLFPMGTPILAEVPLLNADGTWSGAHQLRLLIVLDTGGAVKQNHLDLYHGMGPRAGTEAGHYKHFGRVWKLGLENSPTQAPWALPPEKLQ
- the argA gene encoding amino-acid N-acetyltransferase, whose product is MKIRSTALVKGFRQSAPYVNAHRGKIMVVMVGGEAIADKNFSNIISDLALLHSLGVKIVLVHGARPQINQILATHNRSTPYHKGIRVTDEEALSLVMQAAGQLQLAITARLSMSLNNTPMAGTQLNVVSGNFVISQPLGVDDGIDYCHSGRIRRIDIDGINRTLDQGSIVVLGPIASSVTGECFNLLSEEVATQVAIRLKADKLIGFCSTQGIIDENGNSIAELFPADVEKIVSRLESETNPDIDDTTGTLRFLRAAIAACRAGVPRSHLVSYKEDGALIQELFSFDGIGTQIVMASAEQVRLAQIDDIGGIFDLIRPLEEQGILVRRSREQLEQEIHKFTIIDKDGLLIGCAALYPYQEESMAEMACVAIHPEYRDGNRGLLLLNHMKHQAKQMGIQRLFVLTTHSLHWFREQGFIEVGVDKLPMAKQSLYNYQRRSKILILNL